Proteins from a single region of Streptococcus mitis:
- a CDS encoding phosphoribosylformylglycinamidine synthase — MDKRIFVEKKADFQVKSESLVRELQHNLGLSSLKSIRIVQVYDVFDLAEDLFAPAEKHIFSEQVTDHVLDEVAVQADLANYAFFAIENLPGQFDQRAASSQEALLLLGSSSDVTVNTAQLYLVNKDIDATELEAVKNYLLNPVDSRFKDITVGIAKQEFSESDKTIPKLTFFESYTAADFARYKAEQGMAMEVDDLLFIQDYFKSIGRVPTETELKVLDTYWSDHCRHTTFETELKHIDFSASKFQKQLQATYDKYITMRDELGRSEKPQTLMDMATIFGRYERANGRLDDMEVSDEINACSVEIEVDVDGVKEPWLLMFKNETHNHPTEIEPFGGAATCIGGAIRDPLSGRSYVYQAMRISGAGDITAPISETRAGKLPQQVISKTAAHGYSSYGNQIGLATTYVRECFHPGFVAKRMELGAVVGAAPKGNVVREKPEAGDVIILLGGKTGRDGVGGATGSSKVQTVESVETAGAEVQKGNAIEERKIQRLFRNGDVTRLIKKSNDFGAGGVCVAIGELADGLEIDLNKLPLKYQGLNGTEIAISESQERMAVVVRLEDVDAFVAECNKENIDAVVVATVTEKPNLVMHWNGETIVDLERRFLDTNGVRVVVNAKVVDKDVKLPEERTTNSDTLEADTLAVLSDLNHASQKGLQTIFDCSVGRSTVNHPLGGRYQLTPTEASVQKLPVQHGVTHTASVMAQGFNPYVAEWSPYHGAAYAVIEATARLVAAGANWSKARFSYQEYFERMDKQAERFGQPVAALLGSIEAQIQLGLPSIGGKDSMSGTFEELTVPPTLVAFGVTTADSRKVLSPEFKTAGENIYYIPGQALSAEIDFDLIKSNFAQFEDIQAGHKVTSASAVKYGGVLESLALATFGNHIGAEVTLPELESSLTAQLGGFVFTSPEEIAGVEKIGQTKADFTLTVNDVKLDGHKLDSAFQGKLEEVYPTEFAQAKELAEVPAVASSKVIKSKETIEKPVVYIPVFPGTNSEYDSAKAFEKEGAEVNLVPFVTLNEEAIVKSVETMVYNIGKANILFFAGGFSAADEPDGSAKFIVNILLNEKVRVAIDGFIARGGLIIGICNGFQALVKSGLLPYGNFEDASSTSPTLFYNDANQHVAKMVETRIANTNSPWLAGVQVGDIHAIPVSHGEGKFVVTAEEFAELRDNGQIFSQYVDFDGKPSMDSKYNPNGSVHAIEGITSKNGQIIGKMGHSERYEDGLFQNIPGNKDQHLFASAVKYFTGK, encoded by the coding sequence ATGGATAAACGTATTTTTGTTGAAAAAAAGGCTGATTTTCAGGTCAAGTCAGAGAGTTTGGTTAGAGAACTCCAGCACAACTTGGGACTTTCAAGCTTGAAAAGTATTCGCATCGTGCAAGTTTATGATGTATTTGACTTGGCAGAGGACCTGTTTGCACCTGCAGAGAAACACATTTTCTCTGAGCAGGTGACAGACCATGTTTTGGACGAAGTTGCTGTGCAGGCGGATCTGGCTAACTATGCTTTCTTTGCCATTGAAAACCTACCTGGGCAATTTGATCAGCGTGCAGCTTCTTCACAGGAAGCCTTGCTTTTGCTGGGAAGTTCGAGTGATGTGACAGTCAACACAGCCCAACTTTACTTGGTGAATAAAGACATTGATGCGACTGAGTTAGAGGCGGTCAAGAACTATCTGCTCAATCCAGTTGATTCTCGCTTCAAGGATATCACGGTAGGGATTGCCAAGCAGGAATTTTCAGAGTCAGACAAGACCATTCCAAAATTGACTTTCTTTGAAAGCTATACGGCAGCAGACTTTGCCCGCTACAAGGCCGAGCAAGGGATGGCCATGGAAGTGGATGATTTGCTTTTTATCCAAGACTACTTCAAGTCAATCGGGCGCGTGCCAACTGAGACAGAGCTCAAGGTTTTGGATACTTACTGGTCTGACCACTGCCGTCACACGACGTTTGAGACAGAGTTGAAACACATCGACTTTTCAGCTTCTAAATTCCAAAAACAATTACAGGCAACCTATGACAAATATATCACTATGCGCGATGAGTTGGGGCGTTCTGAAAAACCACAAACCTTGATGGATATGGCCACTATTTTCGGTCGTTATGAGCGTGCCAATGGACGTTTGGATGATATGGAAGTGTCAGACGAGATTAATGCTTGCTCAGTAGAAATCGAAGTGGATGTTGATGGTGTGAAAGAGCCATGGCTCCTAATGTTCAAGAATGAAACTCACAACCACCCAACGGAAATTGAGCCATTTGGTGGAGCGGCTACTTGTATCGGTGGTGCTATTCGCGACCCATTGTCAGGTCGCTCATATGTCTACCAAGCCATGCGAATCTCAGGTGCGGGTGACATTACAGCACCGATTTCTGAAACTCGCGCTGGGAAATTGCCACAACAAGTTATTTCTAAAACAGCGGCTCATGGTTATTCTTCATATGGTAACCAAATTGGGCTTGCGACGACCTATGTTCGTGAATGCTTCCACCCAGGATTTGTAGCTAAACGCATGGAGCTTGGTGCGGTTGTCGGAGCGGCTCCTAAGGGCAATGTTGTCCGTGAAAAACCGGAAGCGGGAGATGTGATTATTCTCCTTGGAGGTAAGACTGGACGTGATGGTGTCGGTGGTGCGACGGGCTCTTCTAAGGTTCAAACGGTTGAGTCTGTAGAAACTGCTGGAGCTGAAGTTCAAAAAGGGAATGCTATCGAAGAACGCAAGATTCAACGTCTGTTCCGTAATGGTGATGTCACTCGTCTTATCAAGAAATCTAATGACTTTGGTGCTGGTGGTGTCTGTGTGGCTATCGGTGAATTGGCAGACGGTCTTGAAATCGACCTCAACAAGCTTCCTCTTAAATACCAAGGCTTGAATGGTACCGAAATTGCCATCTCTGAATCACAAGAACGGATGGCTGTGGTGGTTCGTCTTGAAGATGTGGATGCCTTCGTTGCGGAATGTAACAAAGAGAATATTGATGCTGTTGTTGTTGCGACAGTAACTGAAAAACCAAATCTTGTCATGCACTGGAATGGTGAGACAATCGTGGACTTGGAGCGTCGTTTCCTTGATACAAACGGTGTGCGCGTGGTCGTCAATGCTAAGGTTGTGGACAAGGATGTCAAGCTCCCAGAAGAGCGCACAACAAACTCTGATACACTTGAAGCTGATACCCTTGCGGTTCTATCTGATTTGAATCATGCGAGTCAAAAAGGATTACAGACTATCTTTGACTGCTCTGTTGGACGTTCTACGGTTAATCACCCACTTGGTGGTCGCTACCAACTTACACCAACCGAGGCTTCTGTGCAGAAATTACCAGTTCAACACGGTGTGACTCATACTGCGTCTGTTATGGCTCAAGGATTCAACCCATATGTAGCTGAATGGTCTCCATACCACGGTGCTGCCTATGCTGTGATCGAAGCAACTGCTCGTTTGGTTGCTGCTGGTGCCAACTGGTCTAAGGCTCGCTTCTCTTACCAAGAGTACTTCGAGCGGATGGACAAACAAGCCGAGCGTTTTGGTCAGCCAGTAGCAGCTCTTCTAGGCTCTATCGAAGCACAGATTCAGCTTGGTTTGCCATCTATCGGTGGTAAGGACTCTATGTCTGGTACTTTTGAAGAATTGACAGTGCCACCAACCTTGGTAGCCTTTGGGGTGACGACGGCAGATAGCCGTAAGGTCCTCTCTCCAGAGTTCAAAACTGCTGGTGAAAATATCTACTACATCCCAGGTCAAGCCCTCTCTGCAGAAATTGATTTTGACTTGATTAAGTCTAATTTTGCTCAGTTTGAAGACATCCAAGCTGGTCACAAAGTGACATCTGCATCAGCTGTCAAATACGGTGGTGTGCTTGAAAGTTTGGCCCTTGCTACCTTTGGAAATCATATTGGTGCAGAGGTGACCTTGCCTGAACTTGAAAGTTCTTTGACAGCACAATTGGGCGGATTTGTCTTCACATCGCCTGAAGAAATTGCTGGAGTAGAGAAAATCGGACAAACAAAAGCAGACTTTACACTAACTGTCAACGATGTGAAGCTAGATGGACACAAACTTGACAGTGCTTTCCAAGGCAAATTGGAAGAAGTTTACCCAACAGAATTTGCTCAAGCGAAAGAATTGGCTGAAGTGCCAGCTGTCGCTTCTAGCAAAGTCATCAAATCAAAAGAAACCATTGAAAAACCTGTGGTTTACATCCCAGTCTTCCCAGGAACCAACTCAGAATATGACTCAGCTAAGGCCTTTGAGAAAGAAGGTGCAGAGGTCAACTTGGTGCCATTTGTGACCTTGAATGAAGAGGCTATTGTCAAGTCAGTTGAAACTATGGTTTACAACATCGGTAAGGCTAACATTCTCTTCTTTGCAGGTGGTTTCTCGGCTGCGGATGAACCGGATGGATCAGCTAAGTTTATTGTCAATATCCTGCTCAATGAAAAAGTGCGTGTGGCCATTGATGGCTTTATCGCTCGTGGGGGCTTGATTATCGGTATCTGTAATGGATTCCAGGCTTTGGTCAAATCAGGTCTTCTTCCTTATGGAAATTTCGAGGATGCAAGCAGTACTAGTCCAACCCTCTTCTACAATGATGCCAACCAGCACGTGGCCAAGATGGTGGAAACTCGAATTGCCAATACCAACTCACCATGGTTGGCTGGAGTGCAAGTGGGTGATATCCACGCTATTCCTGTTTCGCACGGTGAAGGGAAGTTTGTCGTGACGGCTGAGGAATTTGCGGAGCTCCGTGACAATGGCCAAATCTTTAGCCAATACGTTGACTTTGATGGAAAACCAAGTATGGACTCTAAGTACAATCCGAATGGTTCTGTCCATGCCATCGAAGGAATTACCAGCAAGAACGGCCAAATCATCGGTAAGATGGGACACTCAGAACGTTATGAAGACGGTCTTTTCCAAAACATCCCAGGAAATAAAGACCAGCACCTGTTTGCGTCGGCGGTTAAATACTTTACTGGAAAATAA
- the purF gene encoding amidophosphoribosyltransferase, protein MTYEVKSLNEECGVFGIWGHPDAAKLTYFGLHSLQHRGQEGAGILSNDQGKLKRHRDMGLLSEVFRNPANLDKLTGTGAIGHVRYATAGEASVDNIQPFLFRFHDMQFGLAHNGNLTNAASLKKELEQRGAIFSATSDSEILAHLIRRSHNPNLMGKIKEALSLVKGGFAYILLFEDKLIAALDPNGFRPLSIGKMANGAVVVSSETCAFEVIGAEWIRDLKPGEIVIIDDKGIQYDSYTDDTQLAICSMEYIYFARPDSNIHGVNVHTARKRMGAQLAREFKHEADIVVGVPNSSLSAAMGFAEESGLPNEMGLIKNQYTQRTFIQPTQELREQGVRMKLSAVSGVVKGKRVVMIDDSIVRGTTSRRIVQLLKEAGATEVHVAIGSPALAYPCFYGIDIQTRQELIAANHTVEETRQIIGADSLTYLSVEGLIESIGIETDAPNGGLCVAYFDGDYPTPLYDYEEDYRRSLEEKTSFYK, encoded by the coding sequence ATGACATACGAAGTAAAATCTCTTAATGAAGAATGTGGTGTTTTCGGTATCTGGGGACATCCAGATGCTGCTAAATTGACCTATTTTGGTCTCCATAGTCTTCAGCACCGTGGTCAAGAGGGGGCAGGAATCCTCTCCAATGACCAAGGAAAACTAAAGCGTCATCGCGATATGGGGCTTTTATCAGAAGTCTTTAGAAATCCTGCTAATTTGGATAAATTGACGGGAACTGGTGCGATTGGACATGTGCGTTACGCGACTGCTGGCGAAGCTTCTGTAGATAATATCCAGCCTTTCCTCTTCCGTTTTCACGATATGCAGTTCGGCTTGGCTCATAATGGGAATCTGACCAATGCAGCTTCTCTCAAGAAAGAACTGGAACAAAGAGGAGCGATTTTCAGCGCGACTTCGGACTCGGAAATCTTGGCTCACCTCATTCGTCGGAGTCACAATCCGAACTTGATGGGCAAAATCAAAGAAGCGCTCAGCCTAGTTAAAGGTGGCTTTGCCTATATCTTGCTGTTTGAGGATAAGTTGATTGCGGCTCTTGACCCCAATGGTTTCCGTCCCCTTTCTATCGGGAAAATGGCCAACGGAGCGGTGGTTGTTTCCTCTGAAACCTGTGCTTTTGAGGTTATTGGTGCTGAATGGATTCGTGATTTGAAGCCAGGTGAGATTGTGATCATTGATGACAAGGGCATCCAGTATGATAGCTATACAGATGATACTCAGCTAGCAATCTGTTCTATGGAGTATATCTATTTTGCCCGCCCTGATTCTAACATTCATGGTGTCAATGTTCATACGGCACGTAAACGTATGGGTGCCCAATTGGCGCGTGAATTCAAGCATGAGGCGGATATAGTGGTCGGTGTGCCCAATTCTTCCCTCAGCGCGGCTATGGGATTTGCGGAGGAGTCCGGGCTACCAAATGAAATGGGCCTCATCAAGAACCAATACACCCAACGTACCTTTATCCAACCGACTCAAGAATTACGGGAGCAAGGGGTGCGGATGAAATTGTCTGCAGTTTCTGGTGTTGTCAAAGGCAAGCGTGTTGTTATGATTGATGACTCTATTGTACGTGGAACAACCTCTCGTCGTATCGTTCAGCTCTTGAAAGAAGCGGGTGCGACTGAAGTTCACGTTGCCATTGGCAGTCCAGCGCTAGCTTATCCATGCTTCTATGGAATTGATATCCAGACCCGTCAGGAGCTAATTGCAGCCAATCATACGGTTGAAGAAACTCGCCAAATCATTGGTGCGGACAGTCTGACCTATCTGTCTGTTGAAGGTTTGATTGAGTCAATTGGTATTGAAACGGATGCGCCAAATGGTGGTCTCTGTGTCGCTTATTTTGATGGTGATTACCCAACGCCTCTCTACGACTATGAAGAAGACTATCGTAGAAGTTTGGAAGAAAAGACCAGTTTTTACAAATAG